The DNA region CCATGCCCGACGTGCCCCGTCCGCTCTTCAGCTTCGGCCGCCATGCCCTGCACACCTTCATCGAGGGCGTCTCACTGGCGGAGGTCGCTGCGGCGGGCAATCCCGTCGGCGACGATAACCTGCGGCGCATCGCCGCACTCTTCGGGGACCTCGGGGACGTTCCGGGAGAGGACCTGCCGAGGCTGCCGCGGGAGTGGCGCAGCAGAACTGGCTGCGACAGCGCCCGCTTCCTTCAAAACCTCGCCGACTTCGCCCACCGCAAGGTCTACCGCCGTAACTACCCGCGCTTCGGCACCCTGTTCCGGGCGCTGGGCATCCCGGACGACGCGGTCGAACGGTTCACCCGGGAGGCGAAACGGCTTCGGCCCCGCCCGTACTCGTTGCTCCACACCGACATCCACCGGGGCAACCTGCTCGTACGGGAGAACGGCGATCTCGCCCTCGTGGACTGGGAGTTGGCTCTCTTCGGCGATCCCCTGCACGATCTGGCGACTCACGTGGTGAGGATGGAGTACACCGAGGAGGAGCGCTGCGATCTGATCGCGTACTGGCAGCGCGAGATGTCCGAGCGTGGCCGGGAGGACCGGCTTGAGGGGATGGAGGAGGACTTCCCCGTCTACCTCGACTTCGAGTACGCGCAGTCCATCTTCCCCGACACCATCAGGGCCGCCGAAGCCCTGCCTCTCTCCGCCGACGAGGACGACTTCGACGCCGCTGCCGCCTCCGTGCACCGGGCGCTCTCGCGAGCCCGCGTGGCGCTTGCCCTCGGACCCGTTCCGGACCACCGGGCGGTCAAGGAAGCGCTCCGCTCCTGGCACCGGGCCCGTCAGGCAGGCCCCGGCCGATTGCCCGCTGTACGCCGAGGCCGCCGCGGGACATAGTTGGGCTGGCACAGCGACCCCGGAACGAGGAGAGAAATGCGTCATCTCATCGAATCCGCGAAAGCTGTGCTGTTCGACTTCGACGGCCCCATCTGCCACTTGTTCCAGGGACGCTCCCTCGCACCCCTCACCGAGAGGCTGCGCCATGCTGTGACCTCCTTTGCCGCAGAGGGCGAGGCCGGCAGGGAGGTGTGGCTCCCCGAGACCGACGACCCGCTGGAGATACTGCGAGCCGCATTCCAGCAGCCGGCGCTGGTCGAGCGCGGCATCGCACGGGACATCGAGCGGGCGCTGACCGACGAGGAGATCGCGGCGGCGCCGGGGGCGTTCCCCACGGCGTACGCCGACGCCCTCGTACGCACGCTCGCCGCGACCGGCCGCCGCATGGCCGTCACGACGAACAACTCGCAGCAGGCGGTGGAGCGTTATCTGGAGACCCGGCTCACGGGAGAGCTGTTCGCGGGCCGCATACACGGCCGCAACGCCGAGGGCGAGCTGCGGCTCAAGCCCGATCCGGACTGTCTGCTGCGGGCGCTGAAGTCGACGGACACACCCGCCCGGGAGGCGCTGATGATCGGCGACGCGCCCCGCGATCTGGAGGCGGCACGTGCCGCGGGTGTGGCCTTCCTCGGCTACGCCCGCAACGAGCGCAAATCGGAGCAGTTGCGTGCGGCCGGCGCCGAGCACCTGGTCGACTCGCTACGGG from Streptomyces marispadix includes:
- a CDS encoding HAD family hydrolase — its product is MRHLIESAKAVLFDFDGPICHLFQGRSLAPLTERLRHAVTSFAAEGEAGREVWLPETDDPLEILRAAFQQPALVERGIARDIERALTDEEIAAAPGAFPTAYADALVRTLAATGRRMAVTTNNSQQAVERYLETRLTGELFAGRIHGRNAEGELRLKPDPDCLLRALKSTDTPAREALMIGDAPRDLEAARAAGVAFLGYARNERKSEQLRAAGAEHLVDSLRDVVMVVDPGAHV
- a CDS encoding aminoglycoside phosphotransferase family protein, which encodes MTVHPVVEASPLPRSEAASLAATPQTPEGYGQPRPPWDPRPLWWHVAQHRRRPGGFSLQGHHHDNYVVPLHEPLASIVREAPGRLGKFRTRQSAVRVLPRVWRETAVLRAVRRSMPDVPRPLFSFGRHALHTFIEGVSLAEVAAAGNPVGDDNLRRIAALFGDLGDVPGEDLPRLPREWRSRTGCDSARFLQNLADFAHRKVYRRNYPRFGTLFRALGIPDDAVERFTREAKRLRPRPYSLLHTDIHRGNLLVRENGDLALVDWELALFGDPLHDLATHVVRMEYTEEERCDLIAYWQREMSERGREDRLEGMEEDFPVYLDFEYAQSIFPDTIRAAEALPLSADEDDFDAAAASVHRALSRARVALALGPVPDHRAVKEALRSWHRARQAGPGRLPAVRRGRRGT